The following nucleotide sequence is from Mycobacterium sp. 3519A.
CCGGCGTGGTCCCCGCCGCACACGCCGTCGACTGCGTGAGCGATCTCGCGTCGGATCACACGCTGGCCGTCGTCAGCAACACACACGCCCCCGGCTTGGTCCAGGGCCTGGTTCGGCGCTTCGGCCTGCATCGGGCCATCGACCGTGTGATCACGTCGGTGGACGTCGGTTGGCGCAAACCGCACCGCGGCATCTTCGACGCGGCGCTGAAGAGCTACGGCACGACGGCGGCCGACGTGGTGTTCGTCGGCGACAACTGGGAGGCCGATGTGGTGGGCCCGCGTGAGATGGGCATGTCGACGGTCTACGTCGGCCGGCCGGGCGTGTCGTTGAAGGAGCTTCCCGCGGTCGTCCGGTCGCTACGAGGCTGACCCGGATCCCTCCGTATTGAGCAGCAGCACAGACGATTCCGGACCAAGGCGCAGATGCGACCGGGCGGGTTCGGCAGCCAGAATCCGCAGTCCGGCCAACGACGCCGCGCCGCACGGTCCCGCATCGACGCCGTGCGCGGCGAGTTCGTCCACGGCGGTCGCGGCCGCCCGGTCGTCGACGGCGACCGCGCCCGCCAGTCCCGTGACGAGGTCTGGCCACGCGAGGTAGGACGGTGTGCCGCAGTTCAGTCCAGCCATGCTCGTCTCACCGGTCGGCACCGACGCCAGCGCGCCTGCGGCCAGGCTGGCGCGCACACAGTCGGCCACGTCGGGTTCGACCGCGACGACCCGACAATTCGTCCGGGACCGCGAGAAGAGCACAGCGGCATGCGCCAGCGACCCGACGCCGGCCGGTACCACGATGAGATCGATGTCGGCGCCAAGCGCTGCGGCCTGGTCGGCGGCTTCGTCGAACAGGGTTGCGTAGCCGTCGACGATCCATTGCGGCACGTCCTCGTAACCGGGCCAGGACGTGTCCTGGACGAGCAATGCGTCCCGATCGCCGTCGGCCAAGTCGGCCGCGTGGCGCACCGCGTCGTCGTACGGCATGTCGACGATGCGCACGTCGGCGCCCTCGGACCGGATCAGCGCGATCGCGACGTCCGAAACGCCTTGCGGTACAACGATGGTGGCACTCAGGCCGAGGTGTTTGGCCGTCCGAGCGACGGCGCGACCATGATTGCCGTCCGTCGCGGTGATCAGCCGCGGCCGAGTTCGGTCGGTCGACCGCAACGCGACGTGTACCGCCCATGACGCGCCGAGCATCTTGAACGCCGGTAGCCCCAATCGCAGCGACTCGTCCTTGACGAGTACCGAGCGCAGGTCGAGTTCGGCGGCCAGCGACGGCAGCGATGCCAATCGAGTGACGGCGTAGTCGGGAAGGCTCTCGTGGAACCGGCGGATCTCGTCGGTCCGGCGGGTCTCGGCGGCACCTCCCGGGGACCACCGCGGGTTGAGCAAGAACGGTTCGGTCGTCAGCACGGCGCACCTCCTAGGTCCGAACACTAGGCATGTCGAGGCGACGGCAACACCGCCGATTCCTGCCGTCGACCCGGCAGCGAAACTGAAGGTTTTCTAGTATCGGGTGATGTTGGACGTCCGGCGCCTGCGCTTTCTGGTCGAGTTGAGCCACCGCGGCACGATCGCCGCGGTCGCCGAAGCGCTGCACATGAGCCCGTCGGGTATCTCGCAGCAGCTTGCGCTTCTCGAGCGTGAGGCAGGAGCGCCGCTGCTGGAGAGGATCGGCCGGGGTGTTCGCCTCACCGAGGCGGGGCATCGGCTCGCCGACCGGGGCGCCGACATACTCGCCTCGCTGGAACGTGCGCAGGCCGAACTGCGCTCCGGGGAGGAACCCCCGACGGGCACGTGCCGGGTCGCGGCGTTCGGCAGCGCGGCTCGCACACTGGTGCCCGCGCTGCTCGACTGCCAGCGCCGGCACCCCGGACTGCGGGTCGAACTCGTCGAATCCGAGCCGGAAATCGCCGTGCCCGCGCTGGTCAGCGGGGAATTCGACCTGGTCGTCAGCGAGGAGTATCCGGCCGGTACCGGCACGCTGCCGCGCCACCTCCATCGCGAGGTGCTCGCCTCCGATCCGTTGGAGGCCGTGGTTGCGGCGTCGCTGCTGCGGGGGCGCGACTTCGCGACGGCGGCCAGCGCACTGCCGTGGGCGCTGGAACCTGTCGGTGCCGCCTCTCGCGCGTGGGCGGTGCAGCACCTGCTCGGGCTGGGTTTCAGTCCGGCGGTGCAATACGAGTCCTACGACCTCGACCTGCTGCTGCTGCTGGTCCGCCAGGGCGCGGCCGCCAGCATCCTGCCGAGGCTGGTGCTGCCGCCGGAGCGCGAGAACGCGATGTTGATGCGGTTCGAGACGGGTTGGTCGCGCACGCTGGTCGCCCTGTCGCGGCAGGCCAGGACGGACGACCCGTCGGTGCGGGCCGTGCGCAAAGCGCTGCACGGGCGATTCGGCGACTCGGCAGTTTCGGTGACGGATCAGCGTCAGTGACCGGAGCTATTCGGATGGCCTGCGTGCAGGGATACTCGGACTATGCCGCAAGTAGCGTTGACGACGGATATCGGTGAGGGATTGGGCCGCTGGAGCCTTGGCGATGACGATGCTCTGCTGGAAATCGTCACCAGTGCCAACATCGCCTGCGGTTTCCACGGCGGCGACCCCGGCATCATGCGACGAACGTGCGCGCTTTCGGTGAAGAACGGTGTCTCCATCGGCGCTCAGGTGAGCTACCGAGACCTGCACGGGTTCGGCCGCCGGTACATCGCGATGCCGGGCGCCGACCTGCGTGACGACCTGCTGTACCAGATGGGTGCACTGGAGGTATTCGCCCGATTGGCAGGCGGCAAGGTCGATTTCGTGCGCGCGCACGGTGCGCTGTGGACCGTCGTCACCAAGAACACCGAGCATGCCCAGGCTCTGGTGGACGCCACCGTCGAATTCGGCGGGGATCTGCCGTTG
It contains:
- a CDS encoding HAD family hydrolase, giving the protein MFFDFFGTLVDYDPSIFPRYNAPLAFARRAESDLSEAASDAHWQHAWDTLDAEAARSGREFSMYQVARRYWRAIGSPSLPANAIETLIAEYLDAWSAGVVPAAHAVDCVSDLASDHTLAVVSNTHAPGLVQGLVRRFGLHRAIDRVITSVDVGWRKPHRGIFDAALKSYGTTAADVVFVGDNWEADVVGPREMGMSTVYVGRPGVSLKELPAVVRSLRG
- a CDS encoding pyridoxal-phosphate dependent enzyme: MLTTEPFLLNPRWSPGGAAETRRTDEIRRFHESLPDYAVTRLASLPSLAAELDLRSVLVKDESLRLGLPAFKMLGASWAVHVALRSTDRTRPRLITATDGNHGRAVARTAKHLGLSATIVVPQGVSDVAIALIRSEGADVRIVDMPYDDAVRHAADLADGDRDALLVQDTSWPGYEDVPQWIVDGYATLFDEAADQAAALGADIDLIVVPAGVGSLAHAAVLFSRSRTNCRVVAVEPDVADCVRASLAAGALASVPTGETSMAGLNCGTPSYLAWPDLVTGLAGAVAVDDRAAATAVDELAAHGVDAGPCGAASLAGLRILAAEPARSHLRLGPESSVLLLNTEGSGSAS
- a CDS encoding LysR family transcriptional regulator — protein: MLDVRRLRFLVELSHRGTIAAVAEALHMSPSGISQQLALLEREAGAPLLERIGRGVRLTEAGHRLADRGADILASLERAQAELRSGEEPPTGTCRVAAFGSAARTLVPALLDCQRRHPGLRVELVESEPEIAVPALVSGEFDLVVSEEYPAGTGTLPRHLHREVLASDPLEAVVAASLLRGRDFATAASALPWALEPVGAASRAWAVQHLLGLGFSPAVQYESYDLDLLLLLVRQGAAASILPRLVLPPERENAMLMRFETGWSRTLVALSRQARTDDPSVRAVRKALHGRFGDSAVSVTDQRQ
- a CDS encoding LamB/YcsF family protein, encoding MPQVALTTDIGEGLGRWSLGDDDALLEIVTSANIACGFHGGDPGIMRRTCALSVKNGVSIGAQVSYRDLHGFGRRYIAMPGADLRDDLLYQMGALEVFARLAGGKVDFVRAHGALWTVVTKNTEHAQALVDATVEFGGDLPLLASPGTEVWRLGEEAGLRMVAEAFVDRAYTPEGLLQSRLEPNALLTDADAASARAVQMVQEGHLTANDGSEVDVKADALLVHCDTPGAVDIARKTRAALEAAGIELIPIR